The genomic DNA GCGCCGACAATGAAGTACTGCGCAGTGGTGTCCGGCGCCAGGCCGATGATCAAACCCAAGATAGCCAGCGTCACCGGGCCGAGCCACAAAGTCACGGGCGCTTCGTGCGGCGTCTGCGGCATTGCCGTTTGGCGGCCAAAGAACGGCCGCAGCAACAGCCGGGCGGCAATCGCGACCAGCAGGACGTTGGCCAGCACACCGGCGCTGGTGATCCAGAAAGCCGCACGCGGGGCCTCGAGCTTGGCCTCGTAAAGCAGCTCTTTGCTGATGAAACCGAGCATGGGCGGCAGGCCTGCCATCGACAGCGCGGCCAGGGTCGCCGCCAGGGTGGTGAGCGGCATGAAGCGGCGCAACCCGCTCAGTTCACGCAGGTCACGTGTGGCGGTCTCATGATCGACCGCGCCGGCAATCATGAACAGGGCGCCCTTGTAGAAGCAATGCACGATCAAAAAAACCATGGCTGCCTTGGCCGCGAGCGTGGTATTGAGACCGAGCAGCAGGGTGAGGCCGCCCAGCGTGCTCACAGTGGTGTACGCCAGGATTTTTTTTAAGTCGGTCTGCGGAAAGGCGAGCAGGGCCCCGATGAGCATGGTCGCGGCACCGGCGAGCGTGACGAGATAGTGCCAGGCCTCGGTGCCGCCGAGAATCGGACTCAGGCGCGCGAGCAGATAGACACCGGCTTTCACCATCGTGGCGGAATGCAAATAGGCACTGACGGGCGCCGGTGCCGCCATGGCATTGGGCAGCCAGAAATGAAACGGCACTTGTGCCGATTTGGCAAATGCACCCGCCAGCACGAGCAACAGCAGCGGCAGATAAAGGGTGTGTCCGCGCACCAGGTCGCCGCGCTGCAGCAATTCGGAAAGCTCGAAGCTGCCGCCGATGTTGCCCAGCAGCAGCAGGCCGGCGAGCAGCGCCAAGCCGCCGCCGCCCGTCACCAGCAGCGCTTGCAAAGCAGCCTTGCGCGCCTCTTCCCGGTGATGATCAAACCCGATGAGCAGATAGGAACTCAGGCTGGTCAATTCCCAGAACACGAACAGGGTGATGAGATTGTCAGCCAGAACCACGCCCAGCATGGCAGCCATGAACAGCAGGAGGTAGAAGTAAAAACGTCCCAGCAGCGTATGCCCGGCGAGGTAGCCGCCCGCATAAATCAGAATCAACGCCCCGATGCCGGTAATGAGCACCGCAAACAGCAGCGACAGGCCGTCCAGCAGGAAGGAAAAACTGACCGCCAGGCTGGGCACCCAGTTTAATGAGAGTATCACGCTTTCGCCGGCAGCCACCCGGCCGGTGAGGCTCAGCAGGTAAATCAGCGCACCCGCCGGCAGGATCGCCAGTAACCAGCCGGTTGCCGGATGTTGCCAGAGCGTGCGCTGGCTTTGCCCGGCAAGCGATCCGGCGGGAGGGGCCTGGTCGAGGTGTGGCGGCATGTTCATCATCCGGTTGAGTCGATGGTTTCAGGTTTCGGGTGCGGGGTTTCCGCGCGAAGCGTGACCGGCGTCTGTGGCCGCGGCCAGAGCAGGGAGGCCAGAATCGCGACCAACAGGATGGCAGCCACCACGCTCAGCGACACGCCGATGGGAATTTTGTAGAAATCCACCAGCATCATCTTGACGCCCACGAAGGTGAGAATGGCAGCCAGGCCATAGTTCAAATAGTGAAACAGCGGCATGATGCCGGCCAGGGCAAAATAGAGTGAGCGCAGCCCCAAAATCGCAAAGACGTTGGAAGTGTAGACGATGAAAGGGTCCA from candidate division KSB1 bacterium includes the following:
- a CDS encoding putative monovalent cation/H+ antiporter subunit A, producing MPPHLDQAPPAGSLAGQSQRTLWQHPATGWLLAILPAGALIYLLSLTGRVAAGESVILSLNWVPSLAVSFSFLLDGLSLLFAVLITGIGALILIYAGGYLAGHTLLGRFYFYLLLFMAAMLGVVLADNLITLFVFWELTSLSSYLLIGFDHHREEARKAALQALLVTGGGGLALLAGLLLLGNIGGSFELSELLQRGDLVRGHTLYLPLLLLVLAGAFAKSAQVPFHFWLPNAMAAPAPVSAYLHSATMVKAGVYLLARLSPILGGTEAWHYLVTLAGAATMLIGALLAFPQTDLKKILAYTTVSTLGGLTLLLGLNTTLAAKAAMVFLIVHCFYKGALFMIAGAVDHETATRDLRELSGLRRFMPLTTLAATLAALSMAGLPPMLGFISKELLYEAKLEAPRAAFWITSAGVLANVLLVAIAARLLLRPFFGRQTAMPQTPHEAPVTLWLGPVTLAILGLIIGLAPDTTAQYFIVGAVSAVRAEATEVKLALWHGINPVLALSVLTVASGLLLYSFRRLLQRATQPLSGLARLGPQQWYEWLLRGLNGLAQWQTRLLQSGYLRSYLLMIILTTIGLTGYALVSRAALPPLPSLPVAQSYEWLITAIMLAAAIAVVRAGSRLAAVAALGVIGFSIALLFVLYGAPDLAMTQFAIETLSVIIFVLVLYKLPRFAKFSRPGARLRDALVALAAGGMMTLLVLAVTAAPLCSRLTGFFAENSLPAANGRNIVNVILVDFRGLDTLGEITVLAVAAVGVYALLKLRLVKDKEG